One window of Chryseobacterium indologenes genomic DNA carries:
- a CDS encoding caspase family protein, which produces MKKALIVGINDYAPIGYGGPDLNGCVNDARDMANTLVICGFSPAKIKILTNQNATRANILNYLKSMISTSVKGDSLVFYYSGHGTRVANIGSDLELDGLDEAICPHDYANNGVIRDDDFKTVLSKLKAGVNMEVIFDCCYSGTGTRKMDLGLEADLLNETARYIPPMLEDEFYLTYASEMESSKNAKKSTMLTKALVPVVGMNHTLWAAAKDNQVSMEGNISGQIRGYFTYHFCKILRATNGNIVRKTLDKQVAIALAAMGAAQINQTESITAEFSQKIFT; this is translated from the coding sequence ATGAAAAAAGCACTTATCGTAGGTATTAATGATTATGCACCCATCGGATATGGAGGTCCGGATCTTAATGGTTGTGTAAATGATGCAAGAGATATGGCAAATACATTGGTAATCTGTGGTTTTAGTCCCGCAAAGATTAAAATCCTGACCAATCAAAATGCAACACGAGCGAATATATTGAACTATCTGAAATCCATGATCAGCACCAGTGTAAAAGGAGATTCTCTTGTTTTTTATTATTCGGGACACGGAACCAGAGTGGCTAATATCGGATCGGATCTGGAACTGGATGGTCTGGACGAAGCTATTTGTCCACATGATTATGCCAATAACGGTGTTATTCGCGATGATGATTTTAAAACAGTTCTCAGCAAGTTGAAAGCGGGAGTCAATATGGAAGTTATTTTCGACTGCTGTTATTCCGGAACAGGAACCCGAAAAATGGACTTAGGACTGGAAGCAGATCTTCTTAACGAAACCGCCCGTTATATTCCACCAATGCTGGAAGATGAATTTTACCTGACCTATGCCAGTGAAATGGAATCTTCTAAAAATGCTAAAAAATCAACTATGCTCACCAAAGCTCTTGTCCCTGTTGTCGGAATGAATCATACTTTATGGGCTGCCGCTAAAGATAATCAGGTTTCTATGGAAGGTAATATCAGCGGGCAGATACGGGGTTACTTCACCTATCATTTCTGTAAAATATTGCGTGCTACCAATGGTAATATTGTTAGAAAAACACTTGATAAACAAGTTGCTATTGCCTTGGCAGCGATGGGAGCAGCTCAGATCAACCAGACAGAAAGCATCACTGCAGAATTTTCACAAAAAATATTCACTTAA
- a CDS encoding response regulator transcription factor, with product MKTIPIAIVDDHTLISKALENMITENTQYRVIMNYPNGEEFIAGVEKASELPAVVLMDVNMPYKNGIETTEWLTEHYPDIKVIALTMDDDEKVLIRMLKAGAKGYLLKDMQPSILFQAIDTVFEKGSFYTDFVAQKLLKVKTEEMKNASLLSELKDREKEFIKWACSELTYKEIADKMCLSPKTIDGYRDSVFVKLDIKNRAGLVLFALRHDLC from the coding sequence ATGAAAACTATTCCCATAGCGATCGTTGATGATCATACCTTAATTTCCAAAGCCCTGGAAAATATGATCACAGAAAACACTCAATATCGGGTCATTATGAATTATCCCAACGGAGAAGAATTTATTGCAGGTGTGGAAAAAGCTTCTGAATTACCCGCTGTAGTCCTGATGGATGTTAATATGCCTTATAAAAACGGTATAGAAACTACAGAATGGCTTACCGAACATTACCCCGACATCAAAGTCATTGCCCTTACCATGGATGATGATGAAAAAGTTCTCATCAGAATGCTGAAGGCAGGTGCTAAGGGATACTTACTGAAAGACATGCAGCCTTCTATCCTCTTTCAGGCTATTGACACTGTATTTGAAAAAGGCAGCTTTTATACTGATTTTGTAGCCCAGAAATTATTGAAAGTAAAAACGGAAGAAATGAAAAATGCTTCTCTTCTTTCTGAACTGAAAGACAGAGAGAAAGAGTTTATAAAGTGGGCTTGCAGTGAACTTACCTATAAAGAGATTGCCGACAAAATGTGCCTGAGTCCTAAAACCATTGATGGCTACCGAGATTCGGTTTTTGTAAAACTGGACATTAAAAACAGAGCAGGTCTGGTACTTTTTGCCTTGAGACATGATCTTTGTTGA
- a CDS encoding sensor histidine kinase → MEENNLVIIFTITLFIVVLTMIFIYAVFIKKKTTLLIEQKEKDLRFEKELATSQVEMKEQTLNYIGQELHDDLGQKLSVVRLRQNQLITKLKGPQKEDLTELNELLGECIQDIRNLSKTLITEQIIHFGLAESIEREVHRIKKLKLLKIEFITQKQDIDISPKHGLILFRIVQESINNILKHSKAKNVSIQMEDDCEKLHISISDNGKGFDTSLIQDGSGLKNMELRAKLIHAELSIHSELNKGTQTLITYHKNLL, encoded by the coding sequence ATGGAAGAAAATAATTTGGTCATCATCTTTACAATTACCTTATTCATCGTTGTTTTGACAATGATATTCATCTATGCTGTCTTTATCAAGAAAAAAACGACATTACTAATAGAACAAAAGGAAAAAGACCTGCGTTTTGAAAAGGAGCTCGCCACTTCTCAGGTAGAAATGAAGGAGCAGACCTTGAATTATATCGGACAGGAATTACATGATGATCTGGGACAAAAGCTTTCTGTTGTACGACTTCGCCAAAACCAGCTGATTACTAAATTAAAAGGTCCGCAAAAAGAAGATCTTACTGAGCTGAACGAACTGTTGGGAGAATGTATACAAGATATACGAAATCTGTCTAAAACATTAATTACCGAGCAGATTATTCATTTCGGGCTGGCAGAATCCATTGAAAGAGAAGTTCATAGGATCAAAAAACTGAAATTATTAAAAATAGAATTCATTACCCAGAAACAGGATATTGACATTTCTCCAAAACATGGGTTGATCCTATTCAGAATTGTACAGGAAAGTATCAACAATATCCTGAAACATTCCAAAGCCAAAAATGTTTCCATACAAATGGAAGACGACTGTGAAAAATTGCACATCAGCATTTCCGATAACGGAAAAGGCTTTGACACAAGCCTAATTCAGGATGGCTCAGGATTAAAAAACATGGAACTGAGGGCAAAGCTGATTCATGCCGAACTATCTATACACTCAGAACTAAATAAAGGAACACAAACTCTGATAACCTATCATAAAAATTTATTATGA
- a CDS encoding winged helix-turn-helix transcriptional regulator: MLKIKKVTNEPSCPVDYAFKRIGGKYKGRILWYLHLKTIMRYGELRKTLPDITPKMLTQTVRELEDDGLIHREVYHEVPPKVEYSLTETGAELIPFIDYLRLWGENQIEKERIKG; encoded by the coding sequence ATGTTAAAAATAAAAAAAGTCACCAATGAGCCATCCTGTCCTGTTGATTATGCCTTTAAACGGATTGGAGGAAAGTACAAAGGCCGTATTTTATGGTACCTTCATCTGAAGACGATCATGCGTTACGGCGAGCTTCGTAAAACACTTCCTGACATTACCCCTAAAATGCTTACTCAGACTGTCCGGGAGCTGGAAGATGACGGACTCATCCACAGGGAAGTCTATCATGAAGTTCCTCCGAAAGTAGAATATTCTTTAACGGAAACCGGTGCTGAGCTCATCCCTTTTATTGATTATCTGAGACTCTGGGGTGAAAATCAGATTGAAAAAGAGAGAATAAAAGGCTAA
- a CDS encoding NADP-dependent oxidoreductase gives MKAVILNEAGDVGNLQFAEIENPVIGNDEVMVKVVSVSINPVDVKSRAYEGVLNWIFEEKRPAILGWDISGEVMETGNNVTGFKEGDEVFGMVNFFGRGNAYAEYVAAPADHMALKPQNISHQQAAAASMAASTAYQALVDVAKIKEGNKVLIHAASGGVGHFAVQIAKYFGAYVIGVSSGKNRDFVLSLGADEHIDYTTENFHEKVQDVDIVIDTLQGKTLSDSVDVVKENGIIITLPTPEIPEDVADRAGQKKVNIEFMMVQSKKETMEAIAGLLEQEVLKPSVYKTFPFEDIAMAHLEVETNRVAGKVIVNL, from the coding sequence ATGAAAGCTGTTATTTTAAACGAAGCAGGAGATGTTGGTAATCTTCAATTTGCGGAAATAGAAAACCCTGTAATAGGAAATGATGAGGTAATGGTAAAAGTAGTATCTGTAAGCATTAATCCTGTAGATGTAAAATCCAGAGCTTATGAAGGAGTTCTGAATTGGATTTTTGAAGAAAAGAGACCTGCTATTTTGGGATGGGACATCTCAGGAGAAGTCATGGAAACCGGGAATAACGTAACTGGTTTCAAAGAAGGAGATGAAGTCTTCGGGATGGTTAACTTTTTTGGAAGAGGAAATGCGTATGCAGAATATGTTGCGGCTCCGGCGGATCATATGGCATTAAAGCCTCAGAATATTAGTCATCAGCAGGCGGCAGCGGCGTCAATGGCGGCTTCAACGGCTTATCAGGCGCTGGTAGATGTTGCTAAAATTAAAGAAGGAAATAAAGTCCTGATCCATGCAGCTTCAGGTGGTGTTGGCCATTTTGCTGTTCAGATTGCGAAGTATTTCGGAGCATATGTTATCGGCGTATCATCCGGTAAAAACAGGGATTTTGTTCTATCGCTTGGAGCTGACGAGCATATTGATTATACAACGGAAAACTTTCATGAAAAAGTGCAGGATGTAGATATCGTGATTGATACTCTTCAGGGAAAAACGTTATCTGATTCGGTAGATGTTGTAAAAGAGAACGGAATTATCATAACGCTTCCGACCCCTGAGATTCCTGAGGATGTTGCAGACAGAGCCGGGCAGAAAAAGGTGAATATTGAGTTTATGATGGTACAGTCTAAAAAAGAAACCATGGAGGCAATTGCGGGCTTATTGGAGCAGGAAGTATTGAAACCATCTGTTTATAAAACATTCCCGTTTGAAGACATAGCTATGGCACATTTGGAGGTGGAAACCAACCGTGTTGCAGGAAAAGTGATTGTAAACCTCTAG
- a CDS encoding universal stress protein, translated as MKTIIVCTDFSHEAENATHYAASMAKENKYTIVLFNLQTVSIHALNAQASADFFYTQTLKNQKKLEDKATELNTLYAIETTHHLASGNFMEELENCMQIHECDFIVMGMAEKTLEQKLLGNSVTRAIHRIKKPILIVPSHIEYTGIRKILFAYDTHKSMTWTAMNDIYYFINEFNAEIEVFNVSESLEDFTEVIHDIDLNSGYDLDDIKYSFKMIQSIEVIKAIEEEIRLTNPDLLTMVPYKYNLVESLFHRSKTAIMAYKNKVPLLSIPLNID; from the coding sequence ATGAAAACAATAATTGTCTGCACAGATTTTTCCCACGAAGCTGAAAATGCTACTCATTATGCAGCCTCTATGGCTAAAGAAAATAAATACACAATCGTGCTTTTTAATCTGCAAACCGTTTCCATACACGCTTTGAACGCACAGGCTTCGGCAGATTTTTTCTACACCCAAACCCTTAAAAATCAGAAAAAACTTGAAGACAAGGCGACCGAACTTAATACACTCTATGCTATAGAAACAACGCATCATCTGGCTTCCGGGAATTTCATGGAAGAACTTGAAAACTGCATGCAGATCCACGAATGTGATTTTATCGTCATGGGAATGGCCGAAAAAACTTTGGAACAAAAGCTTTTGGGCAACAGCGTAACAAGAGCTATTCATAGAATTAAAAAACCGATATTAATTGTTCCTTCCCACATAGAATATACAGGAATCAGGAAAATTCTTTTTGCGTATGATACTCACAAAAGCATGACCTGGACTGCAATGAATGACATTTATTATTTCATCAATGAGTTTAATGCCGAGATTGAGGTATTCAATGTAAGTGAAAGCTTAGAAGATTTTACTGAGGTTATTCATGATATTGACCTGAATTCCGGGTATGATCTGGATGATATTAAATACAGTTTTAAAATGATTCAATCCATCGAAGTTATCAAGGCAATCGAGGAGGAAATCAGACTGACAAATCCGGATCTGCTGACGATGGTTCCTTACAAATACAACCTTGTGGAATCTCTTTTCCATCGCAGTAAAACAGCTATTATGGCCTATAAAAACAAAGTACCATTACTATCAATTCCACTCAATATAGATTAA
- a CDS encoding sensor histidine kinase, translating into MNRVSTIRKNLVRNKKILSTMKRRLVIWAVAVVTFCVFSYLIDPFDPVWKGYLDAPLKMILEDATWIIFFSIIISEVSIFIDRTLNKWLPWRNRTVKRLFIQCLLQIVGSVMIVIIINAIVDCTSVTLPEMDSRKEYTLLGQWIATNIVISLIISAFNTVDYLLENWKKTAVEAAQHKIRASKHKQAAMAAELQALKLQIDSHFIFNNLSVLSELILEDQQLGYEYSEKFARVYRYLLVNSKKDIIAVEEELKFLESYIFLIEKRIGEGVVFKIDIKEEYRSMYTLPLSLQLLVENAIKHNQTSKVNPLEIQVYTNSNGELVVSNTFLPLINKPDSSGVGLTNIVARYEILGYPKPVIEKTEDKFIVKLPLI; encoded by the coding sequence ATGAATAGAGTTTCTACCATCAGGAAAAATTTAGTACGGAATAAGAAGATTCTTTCCACCATGAAAAGAAGGCTCGTAATCTGGGCCGTTGCAGTGGTCACTTTCTGTGTTTTTTCCTATCTTATTGATCCCTTTGATCCTGTTTGGAAAGGCTATCTTGATGCTCCGCTAAAAATGATTCTGGAAGATGCCACATGGATTATCTTTTTTTCTATCATTATTTCAGAGGTAAGTATATTTATAGACAGGACGCTCAATAAGTGGCTTCCCTGGAGAAACAGAACTGTAAAACGACTGTTTATTCAGTGTCTGCTCCAGATCGTGGGAAGTGTAATGATTGTGATTATTATCAATGCCATAGTAGACTGTACCTCAGTGACATTGCCAGAAATGGATTCCCGCAAAGAATATACACTGCTGGGACAATGGATCGCAACCAATATTGTAATATCTTTGATTATCAGCGCATTTAATACCGTGGATTATTTATTGGAAAACTGGAAAAAAACTGCTGTAGAAGCTGCTCAGCATAAAATAAGGGCATCTAAACATAAACAGGCTGCTATGGCCGCAGAACTTCAGGCGCTGAAGCTGCAGATTGATTCTCACTTTATTTTCAACAATTTAAGTGTACTGTCCGAACTTATTCTGGAAGACCAGCAGTTAGGTTATGAATATTCAGAGAAGTTTGCAAGAGTATACAGATACCTGTTGGTCAATTCCAAAAAAGACATCATTGCAGTAGAAGAGGAGCTGAAATTTTTAGAATCCTATATCTTTCTGATTGAAAAAAGAATTGGTGAAGGCGTTGTCTTTAAAATAGATATTAAAGAAGAATACAGGTCCATGTATACCCTTCCGTTATCTTTACAATTATTGGTTGAAAATGCCATTAAACATAACCAGACTTCAAAGGTAAATCCTTTGGAAATACAGGTTTATACAAACTCCAATGGTGAACTTGTGGTATCCAATACATTCCTGCCCTTGATCAATAAACCAGATTCCTCAGGAGTAGGGCTTACCAATATCGTTGCACGATACGAAATCTTAGGATATCCTAAACCTGTGATTGAAAAAACTGAAGATAAATTTATTGTAAAACTTCCATTGATATGA
- a CDS encoding LytR/AlgR family response regulator transcription factor encodes MKINKILIVEDERPNADRLKRLLLKLRPHIEILSVEDSITSTVHWLENNVVPDVIMMDVRLADGLSFEIFNKHDVKSAVIFTTAYDEYAVQAFKYNSVDYLLKPIEEEELDAALKRYETFMEAVPVVGTAIEGLLNYIQPKDYRKRFLIAHRDGYKTVLAEDILYFYTELGISKAMLNTGVVENVPQTLEELEKQLDPKFFFRANRQFIIHINSVKQIFNHFNGKLKLELRKQPDMEVIVSREKASIFKSWMDY; translated from the coding sequence ATGAAGATTAATAAGATTTTAATAGTTGAGGATGAAAGGCCCAATGCCGATAGGTTGAAAAGACTGTTGCTGAAGTTAAGACCCCATATCGAAATCCTGTCTGTTGAAGACTCGATTACCTCCACAGTACACTGGCTGGAAAATAATGTTGTTCCGGATGTCATCATGATGGATGTCCGTCTTGCAGATGGGCTCAGCTTTGAAATATTCAACAAGCATGACGTGAAAAGTGCAGTTATATTCACCACAGCATACGATGAATATGCAGTACAGGCATTTAAATACAACAGTGTAGATTACCTTTTGAAACCCATTGAAGAAGAAGAGCTGGATGCCGCTTTAAAACGCTATGAAACCTTTATGGAAGCCGTTCCGGTAGTAGGAACAGCTATTGAAGGATTATTAAATTATATCCAGCCGAAAGATTACAGAAAACGTTTTCTTATCGCCCACAGAGACGGATATAAAACCGTTCTGGCAGAAGATATCCTATACTTTTATACCGAATTGGGAATCAGTAAAGCCATGCTGAATACCGGGGTTGTAGAGAATGTTCCACAAACGCTGGAAGAACTTGAAAAACAGCTGGATCCCAAATTCTTTTTCAGGGCCAACAGACAATTTATTATTCACATCAATTCAGTAAAACAGATTTTTAATCATTTTAACGGAAAACTGAAGCTGGAACTGAGAAAACAGCCGGATATGGAAGTGATTGTAAGCCGTGAAAAAGCTTCTATATTCAAATCCTGGATGGATTATTAA
- a CDS encoding efflux RND transporter periplasmic adaptor subunit codes for MDYRKGYLVLSLMAAAILYSCGSGNGQENAQQMQQALPTDFIQVKSGDADVSTGYPGSIEGQDNVDIKAQVTGYLEAVYIKEGQYVSKGQTLFRINPSVYNEQVNTNEAALKSAMAAQETARLEVEKLKPLVEGKVVSDMQLKTAQASYKAASAQVAQAQSSLGSSKISANFTYIKAPVSGYIGRIPNRVGNLISPSDAAPLTTLSSINSVNVYFSMNEADFIAHSKAAVSGNNTEDVELILADGSTYSLKGKLENASGNFDRNTGSIQMKAVFQNPDKLLRAGGTARVVIHNALNGVIKLPKTSVKDIQDRFFVYKLNGKDKVKMTQITVSGSTSQDYFIKEGVNAGDKIAINRIDALTDGAQVVATTVPLK; via the coding sequence ATGGATTACAGAAAAGGATATCTGGTACTTTCACTTATGGCAGCAGCAATACTGTATTCGTGCGGTTCCGGGAATGGTCAGGAAAATGCTCAGCAGATGCAGCAGGCACTACCTACAGATTTTATCCAGGTGAAATCCGGAGATGCAGATGTGTCTACAGGATATCCGGGAAGCATAGAAGGACAGGACAATGTTGATATTAAAGCACAGGTAACAGGTTATCTGGAAGCAGTATATATCAAAGAAGGGCAGTATGTAAGCAAAGGACAGACCCTTTTCAGAATAAACCCTTCAGTATACAACGAGCAGGTAAATACCAATGAAGCCGCTCTGAAATCAGCGATGGCAGCACAGGAAACAGCAAGATTGGAAGTAGAAAAGCTAAAACCTCTTGTCGAAGGAAAAGTGGTTTCCGATATGCAGCTGAAAACAGCGCAGGCAAGCTATAAAGCCGCTTCAGCACAAGTAGCGCAGGCACAGTCTTCTTTAGGTTCATCAAAGATCAGTGCCAATTTTACCTATATCAAAGCTCCTGTGAGCGGATACATAGGAAGAATTCCAAACAGAGTCGGAAATCTTATCAGCCCGTCTGATGCCGCTCCATTGACAACGCTTTCAAGTATAAACAGTGTGAACGTGTATTTCTCAATGAACGAAGCTGATTTTATCGCCCATAGTAAAGCTGCAGTATCAGGAAATAATACAGAAGATGTAGAACTAATCCTTGCAGATGGTTCAACCTATTCTCTTAAAGGAAAACTTGAAAATGCCAGTGGAAACTTCGACAGAAATACAGGAAGTATTCAGATGAAAGCCGTTTTTCAAAACCCGGATAAATTATTAAGAGCCGGAGGAACAGCTAGAGTGGTGATTCATAATGCATTAAATGGTGTGATCAAACTTCCGAAAACATCGGTGAAAGACATTCAGGACAGATTCTTTGTCTATAAACTGAATGGTAAGGATAAAGTGAAAATGACTCAGATTACTGTTTCTGGAAGTACGTCTCAGGATTACTTTATCAAAGAAGGAGTGAATGCGGGAGATAAGATTGCTATCAACAGAATTGATGCCCTTACCGATGGAGCACAGGTTGTTGCTACAACAGTTCCTTTGAAATAG
- a CDS encoding efflux RND transporter permease subunit: protein MLKKIIDRPVLATVISLIIVILGIIGLNQLAVTRFPDISPPTITVSGSYPGGNSETVIRSVVTPLEEQINGVEDMEYMKSTASNDGTFSISIIFKQGVNADQAAVNVQNRVQQATPILPQEVVRMGLTTSKQQNSMVLIFNIYTEDNKQYDETFLQNYANINLIPQVKRVKGVGQAMVFGLKDYSMRIWLNPQKMSSYGLEPADVSRAIADHSLESAPGKLGEESDAALEYVIRYKGKKNKPEQYENIIVKNTGSQIIRLKDVARVEFGAISNTGDNLSNGKNAVTVAIMQTTGSNANQIEIGVNKALDQLSKSFPPGIKYTSVMSTKERLDEATGQVKSTLIEAFILVFIVVFIFLQDFRSTIIPAVAVPVAIIGTFFFLLVLGFTINVLTLFALVLAIGIVVDDAIVVVEAVHSNMEGTNLSGREATHKAMSEITGAVISITLVMSAVFIPIGFMSGSAGLFYKQFAYTLAIAIIISAVNALTLTPALCAVFLKNNHAGEGEKPKGFGQRFAVAFNAGFNNMTNRYAKGVRFLIGRKWIAGGLIVAVIGVAGWLMSSTPKSFVPMEDDGFFMYTLSMPPGTALTKTTEVSNKINEILKGVEAVKENTSITGYNLLSNSAGPAYAMGFVKLKPKKERGEVQDIQEVVDMASAKLGVIKEGSVMTFRMPPVEGYGMTNDAEIVLQDRMGRDPQVLKAKADELIGQLMQVPEVAFAYTMFRADYPQMELEVNEDKAKQLGVSISNLLGTVQTYFSGDQSQNFSRFGKFYRVNIKADGVFRMDEQAFNDIFVKNEKGDMVPVNTLITLKKVYGPESVQRYNLYNSLNINVSPKPGVSNGELMGKLEQTLSKLPSDYSYEWTGLSLEEKSAGNQTIAIFGLCLLFVYLLLAAQYESYILPLAVMLSIPTGIVGAFLGIKAIGLDNNIYVQVGLIMLIGLLAKNAILIVEFAIQRRKAGLSILDSALEGAKARLRPIIMTSLAFIVGMVPLMISSGGMASGNKSISTSAAMGMLSGVVLGVFVIPVLYMFFQYLDEKFSAKKKYNTIENQLTNENI, encoded by the coding sequence ATGTTAAAAAAAATAATAGACCGTCCGGTACTGGCGACGGTAATATCCCTTATCATCGTGATTTTAGGGATCATAGGATTAAACCAGCTGGCGGTGACCAGATTCCCGGATATTTCTCCACCTACCATTACCGTTTCAGGATCTTATCCGGGGGGAAACAGTGAGACCGTGATCCGTTCCGTGGTAACTCCACTGGAAGAGCAGATCAATGGAGTGGAAGACATGGAATACATGAAATCTACTGCGAGTAATGACGGAACATTCTCCATTTCCATTATATTCAAGCAGGGAGTAAATGCCGATCAGGCTGCTGTAAACGTGCAAAACAGGGTTCAGCAGGCGACTCCGATACTTCCACAGGAAGTTGTGAGAATGGGACTGACCACCTCCAAGCAGCAGAACAGCATGGTGTTGATCTTCAATATTTATACGGAAGATAACAAACAATATGATGAAACTTTCCTTCAGAACTATGCGAATATTAACCTTATTCCACAGGTCAAAAGGGTAAAAGGAGTAGGACAGGCCATGGTTTTCGGGCTGAAGGATTATTCCATGAGAATATGGCTTAATCCTCAGAAAATGTCATCTTATGGATTGGAACCTGCGGATGTTTCCAGAGCGATTGCAGACCACAGTTTAGAATCTGCTCCGGGTAAATTGGGAGAAGAATCTGATGCAGCCTTAGAATATGTAATCCGATATAAAGGAAAAAAGAACAAGCCGGAGCAATATGAAAATATTATTGTTAAAAATACCGGAAGCCAGATCATCAGGCTTAAAGATGTAGCCCGTGTGGAATTCGGGGCCATTTCAAATACGGGAGATAACCTTTCCAATGGGAAAAATGCAGTTACTGTAGCCATCATGCAGACTACAGGATCCAATGCCAATCAGATTGAAATAGGTGTAAACAAAGCCCTTGATCAGCTGTCAAAATCATTTCCTCCTGGTATCAAATATACAAGTGTAATGAGTACCAAAGAAAGACTGGATGAAGCTACAGGACAGGTAAAATCTACTTTAATAGAAGCGTTTATCCTGGTATTTATCGTAGTATTTATTTTCTTACAGGATTTCAGATCTACGATCATTCCGGCAGTGGCAGTTCCGGTAGCGATTATTGGTACTTTCTTCTTCCTTCTGGTCTTAGGATTTACTATCAACGTACTGACGCTTTTTGCCCTCGTATTGGCCATCGGTATTGTGGTGGATGATGCCATTGTGGTGGTGGAAGCTGTCCACAGTAATATGGAAGGAACTAATCTTTCAGGAAGAGAAGCTACTCACAAAGCGATGAGTGAGATCACAGGAGCTGTTATTTCTATCACGTTGGTGATGTCTGCGGTATTTATTCCAATCGGATTTATGTCCGGTTCAGCAGGATTATTCTATAAGCAGTTTGCGTATACATTGGCTATCGCAATTATTATTTCTGCTGTCAATGCCTTGACATTAACGCCTGCTTTATGTGCTGTATTTTTGAAAAATAACCATGCAGGAGAAGGAGAGAAACCAAAAGGATTCGGGCAAAGGTTTGCGGTTGCATTCAATGCCGGATTTAATAATATGACGAACCGTTATGCGAAAGGAGTTAGATTTTTAATAGGGCGTAAGTGGATTGCAGGAGGATTAATCGTAGCGGTGATCGGTGTTGCAGGATGGCTGATGTCAAGCACTCCTAAAAGTTTTGTACCGATGGAAGATGACGGATTCTTTATGTATACCTTAAGTATGCCTCCGGGAACCGCATTGACAAAAACTACGGAAGTTTCCAACAAGATCAATGAAATCTTAAAAGGAGTAGAAGCCGTGAAGGAAAATACATCTATTACAGGCTATAATTTGCTTAGTAATAGTGCGGGACCGGCTTATGCCATGGGATTTGTCAAGCTGAAACCTAAAAAAGAAAGAGGTGAAGTGCAGGATATCCAGGAGGTGGTAGATATGGCCAGTGCAAAATTAGGCGTGATCAAAGAAGGAAGCGTGATGACGTTCAGAATGCCTCCCGTAGAAGGATACGGAATGACGAATGATGCAGAGATTGTACTTCAGGACCGTATGGGTAGAGATCCTCAGGTTCTTAAAGCTAAAGCAGATGAATTAATTGGTCAGCTGATGCAGGTGCCGGAAGTAGCATTTGCCTACACGATGTTCAGGGCAGATTATCCTCAGATGGAGCTTGAAGTAAATGAAGATAAAGCAAAACAATTAGGAGTAAGTATTTCAAATCTGTTGGGAACTGTTCAAACGTATTTTTCAGGAGACCAGTCTCAGAATTTCTCAAGATTCGGGAAATTTTACAGAGTGAATATTAAAGCGGACGGTGTTTTCAGAATGGACGAACAAGCCTTCAATGATATTTTCGTAAAGAATGAAAAAGGAGATATGGTGCCGGTAAACACACTGATCACTTTGAAAAAAGTTTATGGTCCGGAATCCGTTCAGCGTTATAACCTTTATAATTCATTAAACATCAACGTGTCTCCAAAACCAGGAGTAAGTAACGGAGAATTGATGGGTAAACTGGAACAAACCTTAAGCAAATTACCTTCTGACTACAGCTACGAATGGACAGGGTTGAGCTTGGAAGAAAAATCGGCAGGAAATCAGACGATTGCCATCTTCGGTTTATGTTTGCTTTTCGTATACCTTTTGTTGGCCGCTCAATATGAAAGTTATATCCTTCCTCTGGCAGTAATGCTTTCTATCCCAACGGGAATTGTAGGAGCGTTTTTAGGAATAAAAGCCATTGGTTTGGATAACAATATTTATGTACAGGTAGGATTGATTATGCTTATTGGCTTATTAGCCAAAAATGCAATTCTGATTGTTGAATTTGCCATCCAAAGGAGAAAAGCAGGACTTTCAATTCTTGATTCTGCACTGGAAGGAGCGAAGGCCAGATTACGCCCGATTATCATGACTTCATTAGCCTTTATTGTGGGAATGGTTCCGCTGATGATCTCTTCAGGAGGAATGGCTTCAGGAAACAAATCAATCAGTACAAGTGCAGCCATGGGAATGCTGAGTGGAGTAGTTTTGGGAGTTTTTGTAATTCCTGTACTCTACATGTTCTTCCAGTATCTGGATGAGAAATTCTCTGCCAAAAAGAAGTACAATACGATAGAAAATCAATTGACAAATGAGAATATTTAA